The genomic interval CAATTAAATTTAATGAATTTGCCGGAATGGAAAGTTATGTCGGCAGATGTTGGCGGCACTTTGTTATTTTCTGACAGTCCGGAAATTGTAGAAGAGGATGGTATCCTTTACTCTGATACGGTACAGGGAAAAACAAGATTGCTCTATTATCATTTAAATGGAACGCAGTCACCGAAAAAAATTGTGGCTGTTTTAGAAAATACGACAGATCAAGATGTGGATATTACGATTAGTAATTATGCCTTTGGCGGTCCAAGCGCAGATTATTTGTATGTAGGGAAGACTACACAGGAGCAATATTTTAAGAATGCAAATATTGCATTTGCCCATGTACCGGCACACGGTAAAAAATTATTGAGTGCAAAGTTGGATAAAATTGTTGTGGATCCAGAAAAATTAGTTTATGGGATTTTTGATTTTAATGCAGTAGTACCATTAAAGGTTACGATGCTCATGCTGCCAGTAAATGAAAATCCACTTACTTTTGTTGATCGTGCTAAAGTTTTGCCAGCTGATAAAGCGAAACTTCGTGGAACTTTTACCGGAATGGATCGGATCATAAAAGGTGAAAAAGTGTATAACGGGAAAAGAGACGGTAATGTCGCAATCACTTTAGCCGATGGTAAACTTGATCAGTATCGTACCGGGATTGATGCAACAGATGGCAGTATTGTCGAGAACTACGGCAACTATGGAATTTTATATAAGATTCATATTCCAACGCAAGGCTTTGGTAAAACCAACTATTATTTAAATCCACGTGGTGGTGTATATGCCGGGGCACTCAATATCAAGAGAAGCTCTCAGGAAAAAGGGGATATGATCCCAACACCATTGAACAAACCTTTCTTCGGTGAAAATAACAGTTCAACAGATATTACTTTCTTAGGGCAATATAATAATTTTGATGAGTTATGGATTGAATTTTCACCACCAGGCGCGTCGAATCTGCCGGCGAGATTGATTTTACAGCCGCAAGATTGATACAGAATGGATTCGATAAAACTTGCTTAGTAGTTGAAAAAAAGATAAAATAAAGGGTAGTCATATAAATAAGATGTGTATCTTATTTTTCATATGAAGTATTTTGCAATAAGGAGGGCTATATCGATGGCTAAACGTATTACAACTGTGAACAAAGCTTCTCTTCAAGCTACAGTACATACTGGCGGCTGTGGCGAATGCCAGGCATCTTGCCAATCAGCTTGCAAAACATCCTGCACTGTAGGGAATCAAGTTTGCGCAAAATAGGCTGCAAAAATAGCCTCTTGCCTAATGGCAGGAGGCTTGTTTGTTGTTATAGACCGATAATATTCGATGCATGTATCAAGCGGACATCGAAATGAGCAGATTATCGAGAAAATAAATGAAAGCCAATGATTTTTAGATGGGAGAATTGTAAGTTCATGCAGAAAATACACAAATTTTATTTAAACGGCATGTACATTATGTTGGATATTAATAGCGGAGCCGTACATGTAATAGATAAAATGATTTACGATCTTATGGATCTTTATGATGGGACAAACCGTGCGGAGGTTTTAGCAGCATATAGTTCTAAGTATGATAAAA from Massilibacillus massiliensis carries:
- a CDS encoding copper amine oxidase translates to MRVLSTLLAGVIFGMGLMTFMTGEAAAKTANKSQLNLMNLPEWKVMSADVGGTLLFSDSPEIVEEDGILYSDTVQGKTRLLYYHLNGTQSPKKIVAVLENTTDQDVDITISNYAFGGPSADYLYVGKTTQEQYFKNANIAFAHVPAHGKKLLSAKLDKIVVDPEKLVYGIFDFNAVVPLKVTMLMLPVNENPLTFVDRAKVLPADKAKLRGTFTGMDRIIKGEKVYNGKRDGNVAITLADGKLDQYRTGIDATDGSIVENYGNYGILYKIHIPTQGFGKTNYYLNPRGGVYAGALNIKRSSQEKGDMIPTPLNKPFFGENNSSTDITFLGQYNNFDELWIEFSPPGASNLPARLILQPQD
- the scfA gene encoding six-cysteine ranthipeptide SCIFF, translating into MAKRITTVNKASLQATVHTGGCGECQASCQSACKTSCTVGNQVCAK